The region ttttaaaaaactgaatgaTATGCAATATAAGGGGCACATTTATAATAGTTGCTATAGTTCAAAGAGATTTTTTACACgaaaaaagagtgttgttatttgacacCTTAAGGTGCCTAACACCACATAAGGTGACACCCCATGATTGGTTAGCGATAGTAGATACcacataatacttattaaattcaaataagtggaGCCTGATATTAGATTGCACTAATAGCAATATGCCACATCCTTATGGTGTTGGGCACCAATGATGTCCTTTAGCAATTATCCGAAAAAAAGTTCGGGCAAAACACTACAAGAGCATAATTAGTGGTAAAAATTTCCAATTTAGCCTTTAAAAAACATACttaagagcactcccaatggatgagataaaatgtctaattctttataatatagagaaaaaattattaaatagtcttccaatgggtgatgtaaagttataattttttacctaaatgaatagtatttctctatatgtagtgaaacactattaATCAaggtataaatattttattattttttttataaaattttgtatatatatgagtgcgatattattatatttaattattttatttcttaaaatgaataaaatattttttaaaaacataatatttaaatgatgtagagaaaaaatagagaagttgatgtatgatataatgtaaaagtttgaggtaaattataaaaaaaaaaatgttttggtgGTGTATTTTGTAGTACACTttttctataatatttagctaaaactcacaaaaacatcttccatcagctcatttatacatatatttataatagttatgcacaaactccaattaattcatatctacatttacatattctttatataatattttaatattattatttttctttataagattTCTCTCTcttatttagtatatatatttattattttttttcttttttaattattttattttactttaattaataaaatatgtttaaatatataatatttaaatgatatagagaaatatatagagaagttgatgtatggtataatgtaaaatttaaaaataaaataaaaatataagtgttttgataatatattttaaagaaTAGAATATAACATCGAAAGAGTTCTATCTTTGTGTGGACATACTATTACTCTATTAAATATGATAGATAATAACGGTGACAGCTACTctacattaattaaatattaaatatttgcAGTGTTTCTTCTATCATTGTCTTCTGTCGGCGCCCCAACCAAGGAATCGTTGTCGTCTTTTTGGTGTCCACGTGGCGTCCAATGGTAAGCTGAGATGTTTAGATTTCTTCTTTCCTTATTTTAATGTATGATCCAAAAGTATAGGATCAAATCAAATCCCACAATTTCAATTTTGGAACATCTTACTTAATTATATGTTTTTTCCCTTTCAAATCTTCCAATTTTGTCcccaaaaaattaatatatttttattacgGCAGATTTTAAAACCTAAAATAAATTGCTTGGATTGGATTCACTTCAaggtttttttaattaatttaaaaaaatttaataataaaaacacttggtcataattgtaattttatgtgTTACTAAGCTCAACGTAGTGTTccctaaaataaataattaaaatttatgcAAACTCAGTACTCAATTAATAGTATTAataaaagagtaatgatatgtacacTTAAATATTACATACAGTAACATGTGGTtgctttttaaaatagtgagttatTGTTTTTATAAATGTGATTGACTAGGTTAAACTGTCACATCACTATACGtaatatttgtgtttaattttaaATGCACGTATCATTACTTTTGGTAAAAACACTATTGATCTCAAAAGTCATCTAAAAAttgggtttttttttaaatttatttatttggtttattatattttttagttgtcaAAAGCAAtttgtttattaaaataataacttGCATAACTACCATACTTGATACATACGAGGTATCCACTTGAGGTATATCCCTCAACCTCAAAAGTTAGTTAGTTAATTAGCTATGAAAACatcctttcaaaaaaaaaaaaaaaacctatcaaaataaatttgagattttttttcttatatggtAGTGATATATGAaccataaataaatttatatttttatctaagattttaataattttattaagttAAAAACTTAAAagcattaataaaataatatattaattaaaaaaaaaataggacaCACAAAATTGATGTTTGGTCTTCTTCCAACAAACATAACCATAAGCAGTAAGTACATGACACACCAAATATTTACTTAACAAGTTTTAACCTTTTTtttctacaaaaataaataaataaataaaaactttttttaaaaaataaataaataaaattattggcTATTTTCCATTGAAGCTCAAATGAAAGCTTCCTCAAAAGCCATTCAAGCACCGATTTCCCCCAAAATGCATTCGCATCAGAAAATGTCTTCCTCTTCGCTTTCTTCTTCGTCTTCGTCTTCTCTGTCGTCTAGGAAGGAAGCCATTTTCATATTCTCCTTGGTGGTTCTCTGGTACTCTTCCAACATCGGCGTTATTCTTCTCAACAAGTTCTTGCTCTCTAACTATGGCTTCCGCTTCCCAATTTTCCTCACAATGTGCCACATGACCGCGTGCGCCGTCCTCAGCTACTTCTCCATTATCTTCCTCAAGATCGTTCCTTTCCAGATGATCAAATCTCGAGCTCAGTTCCTCAAGATCGCTACTTTGAGTGTCGTTTTCTGCGCCTCCGTCGTCGGCGGCAACATTTCCCTTAGGTACCTCGCCGTTTCGTTTAACCAGGCCGTCGGAGCTACGACGCCGTTTTTCACTGCTTTGTTCGCTTATTTCGTTACCTTCAAGAGGGAAGCTTGGCTCACGTACGCCGCCCTGGTTCCCGTCGTTACTGGGGTCGTCATTGCCAGTGGGGTACGCTTTATTCTCctctcatatataaatatatatatatatatttgtgtgtgaATAAAAAAACTTTCTTTGTTTATCTTACCTGGAGTATGATATTTTGGGAAAATTGtacttaaaaaatattattattgttgttttttaatgGTGCTAGAGATCTATAATCTGTCTACATTAGTGTTTTGAGTTAGGATTTTCATTCTGGATTTCTGAGATCTGTAGTTGTTGGTTTTGGTTTTTGTTGATAAATACATGTAATGGAGGTGAAAATTAGAGACTTTGTTGAGTTAGAAAACAAAGATATGAAATCAACATTATATGTTTATGTAGTTTTGACAATTGTTTCTTAGTAGAAGATTGAGAAGTCTAAGAACTTGGTTGTATcagtagttttttttaaaaaaaagtcatatttcAAACAACTGGATGCAAATATTCTTAGGCTCTGGCTTAATTTCTAAAGTATGAAAAATTGCCATTATTCTCTTACTTAGTAAGATAATGTGGTGAGCTTTTGATGTTACTTTCGAATTTTTTTTACTAGGGACTCTCATTACTCAATGATGCATAATGTTAGTGCTGAGCTGAATCAAATTGGTTGTTTACAGGTTTAATAATTAGAATAGTCTTCATAGTTTATTTGTATAATATGCTATTTTAATCCTAAGCCATCTTAAAACTCATGTCAAAATTTTATCATTGAACTAATACCAAAAAGGAAACTTGCTTCTTAATAAATGACTTGCACCGTCCTATTGAGCTTGACATTAGTTTTTATTGTGCCATGTTATATCAGTTCCTTTCTGCTTTGTAAACCAGCAAATAAAGAATGATAAACTACACACACAATTGTTGAGCTTGTTCccttaaattaacttctaaacAATGTTGGATTTCAATTGATTGTTGTAGCATGGTGTATCTTTATGTTTTTCCACCTGCATTGCTGCTCCATATTTCACTTGAACTATAACAAATTCTTGTTTGGTGATAGGGTGAGCCGGGATTTCACTTGTTTGGCTTCCTTATGTGCCTAAGTGCAACTGCTGCAAGAGCCTTTAAGTCTGTTCTTCAGGGCATCCTACTTTCTTCTGAAGGGtaaatgttctattttttattattattatatatatagagagtGACTACA is a window of Humulus lupulus chromosome 4, drHumLupu1.1, whole genome shotgun sequence DNA encoding:
- the LOC133831504 gene encoding UDP-URONIC ACID TRANSPORTER 1-like, yielding MKASSKAIQAPISPKMHSHQKMSSSSLSSSSSSSLSSRKEAIFIFSLVVLWYSSNIGVILLNKFLLSNYGFRFPIFLTMCHMTACAVLSYFSIIFLKIVPFQMIKSRAQFLKIATLSVVFCASVVGGNISLRYLAVSFNQAVGATTPFFTALFAYFVTFKREAWLTYAALVPVVTGVVIASGGEPGFHLFGFLMCLSATAARAFKSVLQGILLSSEGEKLNSMNLMLYMSPIAVLVLLPASLIMEPRVVEQTLTLGREDKFMWLLLFVNSVLAYSANLSNFLVTKHTSPLTLQVLGNAKGAVAVVISILLFRNPVTVIGIGGYTITVMGVVAYGEAKRRFR